TCCAACCAATGGCGATAGAGGGCGTGGCTTTGAGTCCTTCTTTCATTGGCCGGGGATTCCGAGGGCGGCCTGGGTTTCCGAGCGCGCTTCAGGGCGTCACCACCTCAGGCGGAAATCGCGTGCGTGTGGGAAAGTCGGCCCAGTGGGTGGTTTCGCTGCTTTGGTTGCTGCCATCATGGTGCGGAAGCTAAAGTTCCACGAGCAGAAGCTGCTGAAGCAGGTGGACTTCCTCAACTGGGAGGTTACCGACCACAACCTGCACGAGCTGCGCGTGCTGCGGCGTTATCGACTGCAGCGGCGCGAGGAGTACACGCGCTACAACCAGCTGAGCCGTGCCGTGCGCGAGCTAGCGCGGCGCCTGCGCGACTTGTCCGAGCGCGACCCTTTCCGCGTGCGCGCCTCAGCAGCGCTCCTGGACAAGCTTTATGCACTGGGCCTGATACCCACGCGCGGCTCGCTGGAGCTCTGTGACTTTGTCACGGCTTCGTCATTctgccgccgccgcctccccACCGTGCTCCTCAAGCTGCGCATGGCGCAACACCTCCAGGCCGCCGTGGCTTTCGTGGAACAGGGACACGTGCGCGTGGGCCCCGACGTGGTCACCGACCCGGCCTTCCTTGTCACGCGCAGCATGGAGGATTTCGTCACTTGGGTTGACTCGTCCAAGATCAAGCGGCACGTATTGGAGTACAACGAGGAGCGCGATGATTTCGATCTGGAAGCGTAGGGGGACTCTTCTCTCCATGGCCGCGTTTTAGTAGATGGGAACGCTGAGGACTGCTGGTACTGGAGATCCTGTAAGGGCACTCTCGGCTAAAGCGTCTGATCCGTTGTTTGTCCGTTCTTCTCACTGTTAAAGAACTTGACTCCACGGTCGCAGGCCACGCACAGTGGTGCACTCCTGTTTACCAGGATATTTTCCTAAGAACGTGAACtactgaggattaaatgactgTGCCTTAGGACACAATCGGAAGCAATTTTGTGTGCTGCACTGAGAAATTATTAGCTTCTTGTGCCCGAGAAATTACACATTGTAGTGTGAAGGCAAGAACTTTTCCCCATCTTTCCTTTTATCATCTTAAAGCAGGACTGTTTGGTTCACTTTATTTAACTCGAAGTTTTGCCCCTGTTGCTGATTAAGCTGTGTACAGATGATGGAGAGTTGATCTCAAGTTTCTAAAAAATGGGTTAACTTTAATGTTCAGGTCCCCCTTTTTTACGGGAATGCTTGCCTAATCCAATAAATGGTCGGACAAGTTTGTAAGTATAGCTTTTTGtctctctgcttttcttctaTAAGGTCATATCCATGGGTATCCCAGGCTCAGGAGCCCAAAGAAGAGGAATGGGATTAGTAGTAACTTGGCTGTGAGTGAGGCCTGCGACAGCTGCAGCATGGCAGAGGTTGCAGAGGTTGGGCAGCGGTGGGCAAATTTGTTAGTTTACCAGTCCCTTCCAAATCCCTAACGCCTTTTGAGTGTTTTGGCAGAGCTGTTTCCTTACAGGACTAGATGCTGATATTCCAGCCCCAGGAAATGCCATATTAGAGAACTGAAGTGCTTTGCTTGCCTAAGGAAATAATCATCCTGTAGCTTGGCCATCTAGTGGTTAGAAGTGACCCAGGAGATTCTTGGAAATTTACATGTTCTTAGGAATGGTGGAGAATTGAGAGGGAGAATTAGGGAGATAACCTTTTACTCAAATcttctaaaagaataaatagaatgcTGAGAccaatgggttgacttttaagtGTGCCTTCTCCACTTGCCAGGTAGGAGGCAGCATTTGATGAAGAAATGATGGAGAGTGACACTTGATGATAATAGCGGATGCTTCTATATATCAGGCATGGGTTTAAATGTATTATGtgttttaattcatttcatcttcccatcaaTTCTATGAAGTGGGGAATCCAATTACATTACTGGGGTTATATGCTTTCTTTAGGAGACTGTCAGGGTTGAGAGTTCCTGAATCTGAGGGCCAACAGAGGAGATGCCtgttctgaaaagaaaaactggGCCACATGGTTGGTCCCACCAGGATGCTGTATAAAGATTTGAGCTGGGAGCAGGCAATACTCAGGTTAGGAGAGGGAGCCAAGTCTGAGGCCCTGACTGTGCCTGGCTGTCATTTACTCTTCCTAACAACTCTGCAAAGTAAGTGATGTTATCCCCACATTTCAGATTGGGAAATAGATATGGGACCAAAAACTTGTCCAAGGCTGGGATTCAAGTCCAAATCCTGTGTTTTTTAGGAATGCAAGTAGACGGAATCCCACTCCTCAGCCCTGGTGAGTAGGCACAGACTCTGCCTATTAGGTGGAGTGTTCTTAGGACTCCCTAGGAGTGGAGATCTCATGGGGAGGGAGGGTAAGATGGCTCTAGATGTTAGGCCCCCTGCTAGCCCCGCTCTCATTAGACTCCACAGGGCAGGTCGTTCCGCCCCGTTGGAGTAGTAAGAGGCCACACCTTTGGCTCAAGCAGATACAACTTCAAAGTTCTCTTGAAGGAAACTGGGTATAggaccttaaaaataaaatgcaagtttCTTTAGAAgcatcttttttccttctcctttttggGAAGGGTGTGAAAGAAATGACTTACCAGAACCAGCAACCAGAAACTTTGGATTTAAGAATATCTTATTCAAGGCAGGACAGACATGACTTAGAGGACAGGCTCTGAAGCCAGACTACCTGGGCTGAATCCTGACTTAATTTGCTGTTTAACTAGCTGTGTAACATAAGTTGTtatacttaacctctctgtacttCTTTTTCTCACCAGAAAAATGGGGGTAGTAATAGTACAGAACTTAAAAATTATAGGgaggattaaattagttaattcCTACAATGATTTAGAAGAGTTTCTGGCATGTAGTAGCTCTCTCGCCccgtcccaccccaccccaggtcaCAAAGGAAATACACAGGGAATTACACCAAAGAAGCCTAaaaaaccaaatatatatatatatatatatatatatatatatatatatatatatataatatgtacttacatattatatatttatttatatatataaaaaaacaattggGGAGAGTATAAATTGGAACAACCTCTCAGGAAAACAATTTTACAACATCAAGAACCTTAAAAACATGTATTATATACCCTGTGACCTAGGAATTGTATTTTCAAGAATTTAGCATAAGTTGTAGCTACTTGCAAAAATTAACTACAGACATCTTTGTCACAGTTTTTATAGTAGGGAAAAGTTGGAAATGTGTCCTGAAGGGACTGATTAAATGACTATATCCTTATAATGAAACATACAACCTTTAGAAACTATTGTAGCAAGATATTTAAGGACTCAAAAAAATTAGTGCTTAGATGAAAAACGTTGTAAaatagtagtaatagtagtaTCCCATTTTTCTGAAGACAAATGTAAgtatagatagaaaaataaatggtgCTATTAGTATCTCTCTTGATTGTGGTATTAACTGGTGATTTTagtgtttttctctctgcttttcagCATTTTCCAACTTTTCCATAAAGATCATGTATTACAATAAGATAATGGTATAATTTTGTGTGGACTCAATTTATCTGAAGCTTATGCATCTGGCAAGTTTTGGGAAAAGAAACATTTAGCTttaaaaaacaactgaaatgattTCATTAAAGGAGGAAAGATTGACACTAAACTGGCTGCGTTCAGAGAGGCTTGGTCAAAGGGCCTAGTGAGCTGAGaaatcattttttccccaaatcagTGACTCTTTAAAGAAAGATTGATTTCCTCAGCCTCTGGGAGCCTGGTGTGCTATCCTAAGTTGGACCAGCTTCGTAGAAGGGTTAGCTGTACATACAACTGAAAGTTTTTATGACACTGCTTACCTTTTCTATGAATGATGAGATCTggtgttttctatttccttttcttcccttttttttttcttcttttttttaaaatgctggtcCTAACTGATTAAATTCATTTCACAATCCATTACTGGGTCAAAACCTTTTGTGCAAGTTTGAAAAAGTGCCCTTGAAGATATTTCACCCTTATCCAAACATTATTGTCATTTTAACTTGCAATATTAAGAAATTTCTTGTTTCCAGAGGTTAAATCGGAGCATTGACTCCATCTTTTATCAACGATTTGATCTCAACCAAGTTACCTCCCATCTCAGAGCCTATttgcttatctgtgaaatggggtaaTAATATGAAgcttaaatgagataacacaCACAACTTGGCAGCATGTTTTAACCCAGAaagtgctcattaaatattaatcaaaaccaaaacaaaatatctggaaatagtggtgaaaatCACACAATAGTGTCAGTAAAGTTACTGTCAAAGAATTGTCCCCTTAAAATGGTTATGTtctgtgtacaatcagtggttcacagtatcatcaccaaTATCAGTTTCTGTACACTTtgattactcaaaaaaataaaagtaaaaataaaaaaagaacgcccagaacatcccataccccttatccctctcccccattgtttattttttgtctctttattttcttattcatctatccataaactaaataaagggagtgtcagtcacaaggttttcacaatcacatagtcacactgtaaaagctatataattatacaatcatcttcaagaatcaaggccactggattacagttcaacatttcaggtatttccttctagctattctaaaatactaaaaagggatatctgtataatgcatgtgaataacctctagaataacctttcaactctgaaatctctcagctactgaaactttattttgtttcatttctccttcctccttttggtcaagaaggctttctcactcccatggtgtcaggtccaGGATCATTCCCCAGAGCCAtgtaccatgttgccagggagatttataaccCTGGGAGTCTGTCTCACatagggtgggggagggcagtgagttcacctgcccagttggcttagagagaaaagccacatatgagcaacaaaaaaggttctctgggggtaactcttaggcataattgtaagtaggcttagcttctcctttgcaggagtaagtttcataacgGCAAGccccaggatcaagggcttggcctatgaaACTGGTAGTTCCCaaagcttgcaagaatatcaggaattccccagtggggaagtttaatattgctacatttttccccagtcccttggGGACTTTTGTAAGCATGCTTTGAGAAATGATGGTCAGGGGATAATTTATAGCTCCCAAGGCTGAAAATTCCTCCAGGGTCAGAGACCTAGAGCTCACAGATGATTCATATATTCACTCATTCACCTAGTGTGTATTGACCTATTATGAATTATTTACCTGTTACTTATTCACCTATTATGTCCCTATGCTTGGcacacagcagtgaacaaaacagatctTAGTCCCCGACCTCTTGTAGCTTACAAGAAGGATGGAGACTTTAAGAAAGAGTCACCCAACTAGAAATCTAAATGATAATGCTATGGCGGTAAAATGCAGAGTGATACAAACATGGAGGGACCTGCTGTAGGTAAAGAAGTGATATCTGAAATGATGTCTGGCAGATAAGGCAAAGAGCTTAAAGAGCTTaaaggggtggggttgggggcctTCCTGGAGAAAGTGAAATTTAAGACCTGAAGGATAAACATGAATCAGGCAGAAAGTAGGGAGAGACAACAGGCAGAGAAAAAGGCATGTATTAAAGCCCTGAGGTTGGAAAGATCGGTACATTCTAGAAACCAAGAGAAAGCCAGTGTGGCTTGGACACAAGGAGTGAGGGGACAAATGGCTCAAGGTAAGCAAGAGCCAAATCCCGCAGTACCCTGGAGACTTGGCaaggactttggattttattctcgGTACTGAAGGGCATGGGAGTGACTTAATAAGACTAATATATTTTGAGGGTCACTGGCTACTGTGTAAAAGCTGAGTTAGATGAGGAGCTACATGGACATGCAGGAAGCAATGAGAAGACTTTTGAGTCTTCCAGGCCCAAGACAACAGTGGCTTGGTCCAGGGTGGTGGCAGTGGAGCAGGAGAGAAGTAACTGGCTTTGCAGTCAGTTTAGGAGGCTGTAGTGGATGCTGTTGGGACCCCACCCCAAACCCCTTTACACCCAGCTGCTGCACATGTTGGCTACCTCCCTTCACAGGAGAATTGGTTCAGCTGACTTGAACCACCTTGTACAGAGGTTTCATCCACACCTTTGCCACCACTCATCTGTAGCCATCAAAAGGCTGAACCCCTGGCCTCAGGTCAGGATGAACCTGTGGCACAGAGCCCCCTGTGAATCAGGCCGAGCCTGACTTTATCTGAGACCACATCCttactctcttccttcctcttccataTCCTTCATCCCTATCCCTTTGAAGATTTGGCCTAAGAGCGCCCCCTTGATAAATCCCATGCATTGGAATCCTGTCTCAGGCTCTATTTCTAGGGAACCCAATCTAAGGCCAAGGAAGAAGTGACAGGACTAGTGGTGAGTAAATGTGAGGCTTGGTGGTGAGTAAATGTGAGGATTGAGGCAGGTGGCAAGTAGGGCTCCCTTCCTTTATCCAATTGTTCAAGGCAGATGGCACATATCCAACGAAAGTCAAGGTGTCCATGATATCATGGAGCCCTCTAATGAGGTTATATAACCAAGTGGACTCCTGGACCTATAGCCTAGGGAGGTCCAAGTAGGTCTGAAGAATCAAGATTATAGGACTGGATATCTTCCAATCAGTCAGGCCCAGCAACATTGTGGGCAAAAGCAAGTCCCAGACTGCCATCCTGCCTGAGGCCTGCTGCTGCCTTCACCAGCCTCAAGATTTTGCATGTAAGCTATGTCAAGGTAAAAATCTTTCTGACTGCAGCAGTTACTGGCAGCTGAGGGTTCAGAACTGAGGAGGGCTGGAACTGAACAAGCCAGAGGAGCAGCCAGCCAAAGGCAAGAGTGGAGAGGTCAGGCCTCAGTCTTTGGGCGTTATGTCACAGCCCTGGGCAATGCCAGCTTCGTGCCCACCGACTCATAAGCATGTCTGATCTGGCCAATTTCTACCAGTTATCTATTGCTTCAGTAATGTGGTATAACAAACAACCCTGAAACTCTGGGCTAGAACAGTAAGCATTTATTTAGCCTCACAAGTGTGCAGGGTCAGCTGGCCACTTCACCTCTCTGCTGAGTTTATGGTTTTGTGGTCAAATGTATGTTGGATAAATGGCTCTGCTGATCTTGTCTTAGCTTTCTCTTAAGCCTGTCCCTATCTAGGATCCCTTGACTGGGACAACTGTAACAACTTGGCTCTGATGGATGCATTTGTCTTATCTTCTTCCAAGCGGCAGTTCAtatgcatttcattttaatattattcttAAGATGCATGGGGTGAGTATAGTCACCCAGGAGGAGACTAGAACCTAGCTGTGTCCCCAGAGTGTCCCCTAGGATGAGGCCTTGCACACAGTAGGCATTTAATAACTTATAATTCAGCCTCCTTTGATGGTGATTCTCAGCAGGGCAAGGCCAGAAAGATACCTAGGGCACTTGCATGATCCTGAGAATGAAGACCTCCTGAAGTTTTGCACCCAATGTCCCTCCCTTACATCTTTCTAGTCCCAGCCCTGGTGCTAGGCATTGTGCAGTGCTGGAGAGACAAGTACAGAGAAGGCACAGACCTTGTCTGTGAGATCAGAGACTAGGGTGCTAGCTGCCTACAGATGGATGACCTCTGGGTCATTCTCACATCTCTCACATTTTGGACTtccagaaacctcagagcagccGGTACAGCCAGGCTTCACACAGTGTTTCTCAAGGTCTAGTCATTTCGAACCATTATCGTGGTATTTGTCATTGCCACTTACTACCTGCACTGCTATTTTCTTAGCAATTTTCTTTAAAtcacctcatttttctttctatttaaatttatCTTAAAAGGAAACTGTCCAAGGAAAACCTGTAAGGATGTTAACTTTTTAAAGCCACAATTACAGTCAGGCTTGAGAGAGAAGTCAAGACTGATTACTTTGATGCCTTTGGACTTGAAAGTGAATCAAAGGCATTCTATACCAGTAAAATGACAGAGCAAAGTCACTGAAGTCATGGCAGATGGATTAATATATTTCCCGGTAACAAACACTTAGTAATATATGCTGCAGGTAAAGGACACATTCCACAGGAGATAAATATAAGCTTTTCAAGTTAAGATGTCTCCAAGGAACTCCTTGAAGACAAATTAGCCACGCCATTTCCATGAAAACAGGAAAAGTGAATAAGCACACACGAAACAGAACAGGACTCTCCagataatataatttttattgtaatcaAAGCAAAATGTACTTGACATTTTCTAGTTCATCCTTGTTTttaatgatctttttttaataaacctTTTCTTTTAGGATGgtttagttttagatttacagaaaaattgcaaagatggTATAATTTTCCCATATGCCCCACATCCAGTTTCCCCTCTTATTAACATCTCACATCAATATGGTCCATTTGTCATAATTAGTATCGATACATTGTTATTAACGAAAGTCTGTATTTTATTCAGGTTTTGTTAGTTTTTACCTGATGTTCTTTTTCTGTTAACAAGATTGCATTCAAAATACCACGTTATATTAACTGTCCTCTCTCTTTAGGCTCCTCCTGGCTATGTACCAGACTCAGACTCTCCTTGTTTTTAATgatcttgacagttttgaggagtaccagtcaggcattttgtagaatgtccctcaactgGGATTTGGCAGTTTCTGGTTTTTATCCTTATCCAACTAGCTGTGGCTGATCCACCAGGGCTTGGTCTCCGCAGAGCATCTGTGTCTGGACTCCATGTTCGAGTCCATGGTTTGAGGTTCTCCATGGAGTTGCTATCACAGCCCCCTTCGCCACTTTGATCTCTAGCCAGGACTAAATTGAGGAATGTGGGGTTGTGCCTGATCgtagctgttgtgtaccccagaaaaatcatgttcttttatcctgattcaatattgcagggtgggatcttttattttattttaattaagttgtttccatggagatgtgacccacacaattgtgggtgggaccttttgattaggtggtttccatggagatgtctctgcccattcaaggtgggtcttaatcctcttactagagtcctttatagggagccattttggaagcCCGAGACCTCTGGAGGTTCAGAAAGGAAAATCCCCTAGGGAGGCGATTTGAAATGAGAAGGTAgtggagaaagctagcagaagtcgccatgtgccttcccagatgacagagaaaatcCAAACATCATccaccctttcttgagtcaaggtatctttctttggataccTTAGCTTAGAAATTTTGATGGCTTAGAATTGTTAACTTAtgacttaataaactccctttataaaagccaaatcatttttggtatattgcacttctggcagtattagcaaactaatacaggagtctatcattttctctttctgcaaaACTTTCTAtcactattgtaaatggaaaagcAGTTACAGTTGGCACAAATAGGTAAAAATGAACACAAtgaacccaaatcaataggccgtgtcctcgatcatgaggcttactcttgtgaagcttatgtagatagcggagaagcttagactataggcatgtctaagagttacttctggaggacctttgctgttgctcaaatgtggcttcagtctctctaagcccaactctgcaagtgaaatcattgcccttcccactatgtgggacatgacatccaggggtgaaagtttccctggcaatgtgggagaggactcccagggatgaatgctgacctggcaccatgggatcaacaattacatcctgagcaaatggggggaaagaagtgtaattaataaagtattggtggctgagacagttcaaatagagtcgagaggctactctgaaggttgctcttacacaagcttcaggtagaccttgctacctatcataacctgccaacccctaaccaggaccattccagccaatcctaaagaacacctagggcaatatataagatttcacaagggttccaggcactagagtaactttccagaaacctacaacctccaggtgggttcctggtccagataagtcctgaaacctagcccagcctctccagaacatcagatagttccatctccctaccccatattagtgacagacccttccaatataaaaaatttagaattgccatagcccaaacaaccccaaagagaggtatggaaagatgaaaggtgatggtggaattatacatagaagacaggacttaacaaataaatatgaatgctgaatcattaaattgatatctcttttagtctccagtattttagagcagctagaagtaaaaacctaaaattgtgaaattgtaacccatgtcaaaatctgaaatatgttccacaattaattgtggtgctgtgcttagaaatttatagcttacatatatatatattattgctcccaaaaaagaagaaaaaaaagtcgattgtgatgagcttacaatctagaaccttCACAATAGGGCCCAACCTAATAattcatgctcttgacttcaattctctgagtttgtatattgtagttagtccacatgagtgaggcactataatatttgtcttttttttttttgacatttcattcaacatacagtactCAAgcttcattcacatagttgcatgcctcagaacttcattccttctagcaGCTTCTCTGtagtcctttgtatgtatataccagagtttctccttccattcctcagttgatgtatcTATAGGCCACCACCATTGCAAATCAGGAACACTCTcgccataaacaccagtttgcaaatgtccattcgtgtccccactctctGTTCCTTCAAGTATACACCTAGTACTGGtggcaggatcatatggcaacactacccctagcctcctgcggagccacacactgccctccagaagggctgcaccactctgcttcACTACCATCAGTCAGCACAAGTTTGTGAGTGCCTTTTGCCAGGAAGCAAAGAAGACTTGTTGCTTTTACTAAGGAAGCTGAGTCTGGAGCTCAGCCTCTGGGGCACACGTCTGTCTGCCTATGGTTAGGGCACAAGTCTTGGGCCTGGCCTTGTCTACCTATCTCCGGCCCTTAATAGGCTTCTACCCACATTCCACTGGCCCACCTCTTTGCTGCTCCATCCTTCAAGACTGGCTCTGCTCCTGCCTCCTCCAAGAGACCTACCTTGACTGCTCCAGCCATTGAGCTCTTAAGAGGCTGGACTATTGGTGGCACTCACTCCAGCCTTGTAGCTTTCTTACATTCAGCTACTAAACACTGcccctggtggcttagtctcatCAGTAGGGCTTTTTCAAAGTAGGGATCCTGGGCCATCCTAGACCTTCCAAATCAGAGAGGGATACAGGCAGTGAATTCTGAAAGAGCCCCACAGATGACTGTGATGAACAGTCAGGATGGAAATCACTGACTTAA
This genomic stretch from Tamandua tetradactyla isolate mTamTet1 chromosome 12, mTamTet1.pri, whole genome shotgun sequence harbors:
- the IMP3 gene encoding U3 small nucleolar ribonucleoprotein IMP3; the encoded protein is MVRKLKFHEQKLLKQVDFLNWEVTDHNLHELRVLRRYRLQRREEYTRYNQLSRAVRELARRLRDLSERDPFRVRASAALLDKLYALGLIPTRGSLELCDFVTASSFCRRRLPTVLLKLRMAQHLQAAVAFVEQGHVRVGPDVVTDPAFLVTRSMEDFVTWVDSSKIKRHVLEYNEERDDFDLEA